The genomic stretch TGTCGCGGCGCAATCGGTCAAAAATGATGACAAATGTGTCGGCAGTTGATTCATAAAATTGCCGCTCAATTTTGTAGCGTACCCTTAAATCTTCATTTCTTCTCATTGGAAAAAAGTCCAGCTGCCCGAGCAGAGAAATGTCACTTTCATAGCCGAATAGATCGAAATCATCAACAGAGGCTTCTCCACCGTAGCCAAACCCATGGTCACTTTGACCAACCTGAGTTTGCCATTTACTACTAACTCTGGGAGATATTTTGATGTTTGGGCTGGGTTGAAAATTCAGTTGGGCAGCGCCCGAGTAAAAGCGAATGTCGTTATCAAATCTGGCTAAGGGATCGGAAAGAATTCGAGAGGTAAAAACCGGTTCAAAGGAAATTTTTCGGGAAAGGGGATACTTGAAATTCAAAGTCAAGTTCTGGTTATCTTTCCAACGATCTTCTGATGAAATCCTTTGCAAAGTTGAACTGAAAGCTTCGTCTATTTTGAATTCCAATTTGTTTTCCAATCTTTTCTGAAAACTAAATGTGTAAATCCATTCGTAGATATTCAGCTGCCTTCTGAAATTAAGCTTTGAGTACTTCGACCCAAACTGACTTAAACTCTGACCTCCTGTACTTTGGGCAAAACAAAATCCCTTTAAAAGAAGAAATAAAATAAGCGAGATAATGATTTTCGTGATTGTTGCGGACATTAACTTCAAGCAAATTGTCAGTCCTTACTTCATGGTGAATGTTTCGACAACTCAAGATAAACTAGCCAAACCAATCTTTTCGACGAAGCCTGCTGAACGCAGCGAAGTGCTCCAGTGAAGTAAGGACTGACGGCTTTCAGCTCTCCAGTTTCACCTTAGTCACCTTATCGCCATCAACCTGCTTCGGGATAATAACGCCTCCGGAGATAACAAGTTTTAAGGCCTCCTCAATAGTTAAATCCAGGTCATAAACATCAGATTTGGGTACAAAAAGTAAAAACCCTGAAGTAGGATTTGGGGTGGTTGGCAGAAAAATACTGACCATATCGGTACCAAGGACTTCCTGCACGGGACCGCGGGTATCTTGCGTATAAAACCCAATTGAATAAATCCCTTTTCTCGGGTATTCGAATAAAATGGGCTTTTTAAATACTTCCCGTTTTGATGAAAGAAAAGCCTGGCTAATCTGCTTGATCGCTCCGTAAACCCGGTTTATAAGCGGAATCCGCTCAACAATTTTATCCCCGAAGATAACAATCTTACGGCCAAAATAATTTCGGGCAATTGCGCCGGTTGCAATAATGGTAAGCGTTAGTGTGACGAAGCCGATCCCCGGAATTTGCGTTTCCCCAAGTAGATCAATGCCAAACCGGTCCGCCAAAAAAGGATGAACGTAAGGTCGAAGGATACCATCGATTGCCAAAAACAATTTCCAGATAATCCAGCCGGTTAAAACAACCGGAATTAGAACAAGTAGCCCGGTAAAAAAATAGCCTCGGATTCTTCGTCCGAACCCTCCCTTGTGTGCAATCGCTTTATGTTCGTTCACTTGTCGTCCTTTGACTTTACAATGTAAATTTTTTCGTTCGGTTTGCCCATTTTGAATTCCTCACGGGCGATTTTTTCAATATAAGTTGAGTCATTTTTGAGCATTTCAATTTCGGTAATTAGCTGTTCTTTTTCTTTATCGATCGTCTGAATTTCCGAGCGCAGGTCTTTTTCCTTCTGCCGGTATTTCCACAGGTTATAAATATTATAATCGCCACCGAAAAAGAAATCTAGGATAATGAGGAAGAATATGGCAGCGAAAATTTTCTTAAAAGTTTTTGTTTTCATCTAAGGCCTTTTAATTAGTAAACTAACCAACCTGCAAACGCGGCAAACACTGCCGATATCCAATTCACTACATCATTGTTCATCCTCTTCCAACCTGAGATCAATTTCGTTCCAGCCCCGGTGCAATGCTGGTTTTGTTCACAGGTTTTTTCACATCTCAAACATCGATATTTAGCTTGTAAAGACGCTCCTAAAATACTGTCAAAGATTTGGGCGGCCAACCCAATTATGGTTACCAGTAAAACATCCTGCAAAGTAAATGGGAATCGCAGATATACTGAAAAAATCAGGAGGCCTAAAATTGCTACAATCAGAGCACCTGAAAATGCGGCGGCCGTAC from candidate division KSB1 bacterium encodes the following:
- a CDS encoding septum formation initiator family protein codes for the protein MKTKTFKKIFAAIFFLIILDFFFGGDYNIYNLWKYRQKEKDLRSEIQTIDKEKEQLITEIEMLKNDSTYIEKIAREEFKMGKPNEKIYIVKSKDDK
- a CDS encoding DUF502 domain-containing protein codes for the protein MNEHKAIAHKGGFGRRIRGYFFTGLLVLIPVVLTGWIIWKLFLAIDGILRPYVHPFLADRFGIDLLGETQIPGIGFVTLTLTIIATGAIARNYFGRKIVIFGDKIVERIPLINRVYGAIKQISQAFLSSKREVFKKPILFEYPRKGIYSIGFYTQDTRGPVQEVLGTDMVSIFLPTTPNPTSGFLLFVPKSDVYDLDLTIEEALKLVISGGVIIPKQVDGDKVTKVKLES